The Mesomycoplasma flocculare ATCC 27399 genome includes a window with the following:
- a CDS encoding S1C family serine protease, whose product MKKFTKKYGFIGLFLALNLGILLANVALLTNNWIKLNPKVNLESLLKSIVEIKIQKNEEISFATGFVIDNKIITNKHILENSDEIDIFYRLANEKDYKKTRIIKISQNYDILSLQLNTQVKNLEIEENFNYADEIFTIGNPHNLGLTISKGIISGTNKLANQSFVRTSITIEPGNSGGPVLNTKNKVIGIMTFRLINEKPVQGISFFLPSSQIKEFLNSN is encoded by the coding sequence ATGAAAAAATTTACTAAAAAATACGGCTTTATTGGTTTATTTTTGGCTCTAAATCTTGGAATTTTGTTGGCAAACGTTGCTTTGCTAACAAATAATTGAATAAAACTGAATCCAAAAGTTAATCTTGAAAGTCTTTTAAAGTCAATTGTTGAAATTAAGATTCAAAAAAATGAGGAAATTTCTTTTGCTACCGGTTTTGTTATAGATAATAAAATTATTACTAATAAACACATTCTTGAAAATAGCGATGAAATTGATATTTTTTATCGGCTTGCAAATGAAAAAGACTATAAAAAAACCAGAATTATAAAAATTTCACAAAACTATGACATATTAAGTTTGCAATTAAACACACAAGTTAAAAATCTTGAAATAGAAGAAAATTTTAATTATGCCGATGAAATTTTTACAATTGGAAACCCACATAATCTTGGCTTGACAATCAGCAAAGGCATTATTTCAGGAACTAATAAATTAGCAAATCAAAGTTTTGTTCGAACTAGTATCACAATTGAGCCAGGAAATAGTGGCGGACCTGTTTTAAATACTAAAAACAAAGTAATTGGGATAATGACTTTTCGCCTTATAAATGAAAAACCAGTTCAAGGTATTTCTTTTTTTCTCCCTTCAAGTCAAATAAAAGAGTTTTTAAATTCAAATTAA
- a CDS encoding AAA family ATPase has translation MARKTEKQKTENIADKLTEEQQNVVNLALKGENILVDACIGSGKTTVIQVLCDKLPIDKKILYLTYNKLLKFEAKNKIKNKNVMVQNYHGFAYGFLRRNGINSSPADSIRIFLRNNISVGAYDVLLIDEYQDITEEISWLLEKIKQENPNIQIVAVGDISQKIYDNTKLNVTDFIDKFLGSYKKISLTFSFRMPKEHANMLGRIWGKTINGVNENCQIQYMELEEIKEFLATQKPADILCLGPRVNDEMTEVLNYLEENHRDIFNKKTVYASIRDSDANLSPKKNSAIFTTYDSSKGLERPICVIFNFTKDYWEKRLIQITANYEIVKNIFCVATSRGKEKIIFLNPKDENKLLNEEIIKQSKNLTKRNHVLFLMSDMFDHKYDIDLQNMFKMLEVKKIKTEDTTEILAKTHDDLIDLTPCAGIYLEASYFDDWDIDKEIRFLINFFEKSHNLPAKIKKLKQNYEDYISERNSIKDLTLFLVYLETQQERYIKQASPDFVDDNAVDQMHKKLSKVLEKDEIIQQECSLEFSDNNLKIQVQGIADVIKDDIVYELKFVSNLTTAHFLQTASYMLALEKEKGILWNIRNNEMHEIQIKNREEFSEKLAQTISKGAYKPNSKKEFEESDGNN, from the coding sequence ATGGCTAGAAAAACTGAAAAACAAAAAACAGAAAATATTGCAGATAAACTCACAGAAGAGCAACAAAATGTTGTTAATTTAGCATTAAAAGGGGAAAATATCCTAGTTGATGCTTGTATTGGAAGTGGAAAAACAACAGTGATTCAGGTTCTCTGCGACAAATTACCTATTGATAAAAAAATTTTATACTTAACTTACAATAAACTATTAAAATTTGAAGCTAAAAACAAGATTAAAAACAAAAATGTTATGGTACAAAATTATCACGGATTTGCATATGGATTTTTGCGAAGAAATGGTATTAATTCTTCTCCTGCAGACTCAATTAGAATATTTTTAAGAAATAACATTTCTGTTGGCGCTTATGATGTTCTACTAATTGATGAATATCAAGATATTACTGAAGAAATATCTTGGTTATTGGAAAAAATAAAACAAGAAAATCCTAATATACAAATTGTTGCAGTTGGAGATATTAGTCAGAAAATTTACGATAATACAAAATTAAATGTTACTGATTTTATTGATAAATTTTTAGGATCATATAAAAAAATTAGCTTAACATTTTCCTTCAGAATGCCAAAAGAACACGCTAATATGTTGGGTCGAATTTGGGGTAAAACAATTAATGGAGTCAACGAAAATTGTCAAATCCAATATATGGAACTGGAAGAAATTAAGGAGTTTTTGGCTACACAAAAACCTGCTGATATCTTATGTTTAGGGCCCCGAGTTAATGATGAAATGACAGAAGTTTTAAATTATCTTGAAGAAAATCATAGGGATATTTTTAATAAAAAAACCGTTTATGCTTCTATAAGAGATAGTGACGCAAATTTGTCTCCCAAAAAAAATTCGGCTATTTTTACAACATATGATAGCTCAAAAGGATTGGAAAGACCTATTTGTGTTATTTTTAATTTTACCAAAGATTATTGAGAAAAGCGCTTAATTCAAATTACAGCAAATTATGAAATTGTAAAAAACATATTTTGTGTAGCAACAAGTAGAGGGAAAGAAAAAATTATCTTTTTAAATCCAAAAGACGAAAACAAACTATTAAATGAAGAAATCATCAAACAATCCAAAAATTTAACAAAAAGAAACCATGTTTTATTTTTAATGTCTGATATGTTTGATCACAAGTATGATATTGATCTTCAGAATATGTTCAAAATGCTTGAAGTAAAAAAAATTAAAACCGAAGATACAACCGAAATACTAGCAAAAACACACGATGATTTAATTGATCTTACACCATGTGCAGGGATCTATCTTGAAGCATCTTATTTCGATGATTGGGATATAGATAAAGAAATTAGGTTTCTTATCAATTTTTTTGAAAAATCTCATAACCTACCAGCAAAAATAAAAAAGTTAAAACAGAACTATGAAGATTATATTAGTGAAAGAAATTCAATAAAAGATTTAACACTCTTTCTTGTTTATTTGGAAACACAACAAGAAAGATACATTAAACAAGCTTCACCCGATTTTGTTGATGATAATGCTGTTGATCAAATGCATAAAAAATTATCAAAAGTGCTTGAAAAAGACGAGATAATTCAACAAGAATGTTCATTGGAATTTAGTGATAATAATCTTAAAATACAAGTTCAGGGAATAGCCGATGTTATCAAGGATGATATAGTTTATGAACTTAAATTTGTTAGTAATTTAACAACTGCTCATTTTTTACAAACTGCTTCATATATGCTAGCCTTAGAAAAGGAAAAAGGTATATTGTGGAATATTAGAAATAACGAAATGCATGAAATTCAAATCAAAAATCGAGAAGAATTTAGCGAAAAACTCGCACAAACAATTTCAAAAGGAGCTTATAAACCTAATAGTAAAAAAGAATTTGAGGAATCAGATGGAAACAATTAA
- a CDS encoding FAD-dependent oxidoreductase, producing MKSYSFIGKWRIFLRKISYTTGAKPRKIKIEGVERANLINSDDFFKGKIEFDELTIIGGGAISLEFAVFYASFGAKITIIEANERIFANFDNSIAEAVNFVLKRNKVKIFTKTKVKKYENGQLLLEKEGEIFAHPTKNILLAIGRQSQNDGFSGLKIDLDNRGFLKTNKFMQTSVPNIYAIGDITGQMMLSSTAYKHGDIVAKHILFGSSDEEFSAELIPWAIYSIPEIASVGKTEKQLLNLDVDFQKAKIFAKNLPRAHANGEIEAGFIELFFHSKTFEILGCNIFLEEASLLVNQIALAKNGLYPSEP from the coding sequence ATCAAATCATACAGTTTTATCGGAAAATGAAGAATTTTTCTTCGAAAAATTAGTTATACAACAGGCGCTAAACCAAGAAAAATTAAAATTGAAGGTGTTGAAAGAGCAAATTTAATCAATTCTGATGATTTTTTTAAAGGCAAAATTGAATTTGATGAACTAACAATAATTGGTGGCGGGGCAATTTCGCTTGAATTTGCAGTTTTTTATGCTAGTTTTGGGGCAAAAATTACAATAATTGAGGCAAATGAGCGTATTTTTGCCAATTTTGATAATTCAATTGCGGAAGCGGTAAATTTTGTTCTAAAGAGAAACAAAGTGAAAATTTTTACTAAAACAAAAGTCAAAAAATATGAAAATGGGCAACTTTTACTTGAAAAAGAAGGCGAAATTTTTGCCCATCCAACCAAAAATATTCTTTTGGCAATCGGTCGCCAGTCCCAAAATGACGGATTCTCCGGTTTAAAAATTGATTTAGATAACCGCGGATTTCTAAAAACCAATAAATTTATGCAAACTTCAGTTCCAAATATTTATGCAATCGGTGACATTACCGGTCAAATGATGCTTTCATCAACCGCCTACAAACATGGTGATATTGTTGCAAAGCACATATTATTCGGTAGTTCTGATGAAGAATTTAGCGCAGAATTGATTCCTTGGGCAATTTATTCAATTCCGGAAATTGCTTCTGTAGGGAAGACAGAAAAACAATTATTAAATTTGGATGTTGATTTTCAAAAAGCAAAAATTTTTGCAAAAAATTTGCCCCGTGCCCACGCTAATGGCGAAATTGAAGCCGGTTTTATCGAGTTATTCTTCCATTCTAAAACTTTTGAAATTCTTGGATGTAACATTTTCCTTGAAGAAGCTTCGCTTCTAGTCAATCAAATTGCCCTTGCAAAAAATGGCTTATACCCATCCGAGCCTTAA
- a CDS encoding FAD-dependent oxidoreductase has protein sequence MGKNGKKVALFEQEFLGGTCVNWGCIPTKTILKSAKIKSYFDNAEKFGLNSDGKFDFKQIFQRAKNNSLKLQGAILEALKNSGVDFYNKKAKVTSNHTVLSENEEFFFEKLVIQQALNQEKLKLKVLKEQI, from the coding sequence TTGGGTAAAAATGGTAAAAAAGTTGCACTTTTTGAGCAAGAATTTCTTGGTGGAACTTGTGTAAATTGAGGATGTATTCCTACAAAAACAATTCTTAAATCAGCAAAAATTAAATCTTATTTTGATAATGCAGAAAAATTTGGATTAAATTCAGACGGGAAATTTGATTTTAAGCAAATTTTTCAAAGAGCAAAAAATAATTCACTAAAATTACAAGGCGCAATTTTAGAAGCATTAAAAAATTCTGGTGTTGATTTTTATAATAAAAAAGCAAAAGTTACATCAAATCATACAGTTTTATCGGAAAATGAAGAATTTTTCTTCGAAAAATTAGTTATACAACAGGCGCTAAACCAAGAAAAATTAAAATTGAAGGTGTTGAAAGAGCAAATTTAA
- a CDS encoding amidohydrolase family protein — MIYKNLRIVSHSDEFIGWIELDKNGVIVNLSSGNTEFSGIDCKNYVLLPAFIDSHTHGGYGFSFDDFSDSYWEQNFLDYKEKLHKFEGVAGIFGTTITQQWEKIKKNSEFFLFLLNKYPNFLLNWYLEGPFISKKKKGAHNQNLIIKPKKEHFKFLAEKFNKKITVVVAPEKTSEKLIDSFYKTINFAIGHSNSFDFKKNHNLKKYYKFTHFFNGCSNFDHRKQSLVNLIFESKLPKNFLVELIADGLHIKNSTLKFAIKNIKKENWVAVSDSLAQKGLDDGLYKLGQLKIEKKGDLFYLKNSKQIAGSGMSYLKMIKNLKLNLKLSWQEIVFCSSYNVANSLGILDFFGTIKIGQKANFIILDDKFELKMAIIFGQIYREFAK, encoded by the coding sequence ATGATTTATAAAAATCTTAGAATTGTTAGTCATTCTGATGAATTTATAGGTTGGATTGAACTTGATAAAAATGGAGTTATTGTTAATTTAAGCAGCGGAAATACAGAATTTTCAGGAATTGACTGCAAAAACTACGTTTTATTACCGGCTTTTATTGATTCGCACACCCACGGCGGCTATGGATTTTCATTTGATGACTTTTCAGATAGTTACTGAGAACAAAATTTTTTAGATTATAAGGAAAAACTACATAAATTTGAGGGCGTAGCAGGAATTTTTGGGACAACTATTACCCAGCAATGAGAAAAAATTAAAAAAAATAGTGAATTTTTTTTATTTTTGCTTAATAAATATCCTAATTTTTTACTAAATTGATATTTAGAAGGTCCATTTATTTCTAAGAAAAAAAAGGGTGCACACAACCAAAATTTAATAATTAAACCGAAAAAAGAACATTTTAAATTTTTAGCAGAAAAATTTAACAAAAAAATTACTGTAGTAGTTGCCCCTGAAAAAACTTCAGAAAAATTAATTGATTCTTTTTATAAAACAATTAATTTTGCAATTGGGCATTCGAATTCTTTTGACTTCAAAAAGAATCATAATTTAAAAAAGTACTATAAATTTACGCACTTTTTTAATGGATGCTCGAATTTTGACCATCGAAAACAGTCGCTTGTCAACCTTATTTTTGAATCAAAATTACCTAAAAATTTTCTTGTTGAGTTAATCGCGGACGGCCTTCATATTAAAAATTCAACCTTAAAATTTGCAATTAAAAATATCAAAAAAGAAAATTGGGTTGCAGTATCAGACTCGCTTGCACAAAAAGGACTTGATGATGGACTTTATAAATTAGGACAACTAAAAATTGAGAAGAAAGGTGATTTATTCTATCTAAAAAATTCAAAACAAATTGCCGGAAGTGGGATGTCATATTTAAAAATGATTAAGAATTTAAAGTTAAATTTGAAACTATCTTGACAGGAAATAGTTTTTTGTTCTTCTTATAACGTGGCAAATTCACTGGGAATTCTAGATTTTTTTGGAACAATTAAGATAGGTCAAAAAGCAAATTTTATAATTTTAGATGATAAATTTGAACTAAAAATGGCAATCATTTTTGGTCAAATTTACCGCGAATTTGCAAAATAG
- a CDS encoding class II fructose-bisphosphate aldolase has protein sequence MVFVDPKETFLKLNEENKPIFAFNVLNLETLFAVIKAGEISKKPLIIQLSLGGIRYSRIEFLVPMIVSAIKNSPGKFIFHLDHCDDLELFEKYLELGFNSAMFDGSKFDVAENIEKSLKAKALAKEKNIFLELEIGQIGGKEIGHQPENQQILGLEIIKDFYKKTQPDLLAIAFGTAHGIYKKKANLDWELIQNFKKEYKIPLVMHGTSGLSIQEIQKAISCGINKINIFTDLLVSFSEQVKLYFQENPNAFDIRKINEKGIEKMTEKILSYLKIA, from the coding sequence ATGGTTTTTGTCGATCCAAAAGAAACGTTTTTAAAACTAAATGAAGAAAATAAGCCAATTTTTGCTTTTAATGTTCTAAATTTAGAAACGCTTTTTGCTGTAATTAAAGCAGGAGAAATTTCCAAAAAACCATTAATAATTCAGTTAAGTCTGGGTGGAATTAGATATTCCCGGATTGAATTTCTAGTGCCAATGATTGTTTCGGCGATCAAAAATTCACCGGGAAAATTTATTTTTCACCTTGATCACTGTGATGATTTAGAACTTTTTGAAAAATATCTTGAATTAGGTTTTAATTCTGCTATGTTTGATGGCTCAAAATTTGATGTTGCTGAAAATATCGAAAAATCTTTAAAAGCAAAAGCGCTTGCCAAAGAAAAAAATATTTTCCTTGAATTAGAAATTGGCCAAATTGGTGGGAAAGAAATTGGTCATCAACCAGAAAATCAGCAAATTCTTGGTTTGGAAATTATAAAAGATTTTTATAAAAAAACTCAACCTGACCTTTTGGCAATTGCTTTTGGAACTGCTCATGGAATTTACAAGAAAAAGGCAAATCTTGACTGAGAATTAATCCAAAATTTCAAAAAAGAATATAAAATTCCGCTTGTTATGCATGGAACAAGTGGTCTTTCGATCCAAGAAATTCAAAAAGCAATTAGTTGTGGAATTAACAAAATAAATATTTTTACAGACCTTTTAGTTAGTTTTTCTGAACAGGTGAAACTATATTTTCAAGAAAATCCGAATGCCTTTGATATTCGGAAAATTAATGAAAAAGGAATTGAAAAGATGACAGAAAAAATTCTTTCTTATCTTAAAATAGCATAA
- a CDS encoding PTS transporter subunit EIIC, with protein MLVKCVKKIKFFRPKQVKNYSQNKFYFNRILNQLQRLGRSLMFPIAVLPIAALLLRIGALIQDPSANGSIGISEAQKFWGRLISTPGGIVFDNLAIIFAIGIGFGFAKDNRGEAALVAAVVWYGMSTLLKQNQLAEAIYKNVLVAETGQLKGFTQLLYFLKAGKLVYQLDSGVIGGISVGLVVAFLYNKYKNIKLPQTLSFFGGRRFVPMLGILSIIPLGLIFAIIWPWAQYALIKTGSALSDQSANHYARGFYVSIYAFLNRLLQPFGLHHILNTFVWFQLPIEGKLISPVINQVGETVANIGDIYTVNGDITAFNTGIIGSGGFTTGFFPLYLGGLPGAAVAMIFAAKKERRKTITTFLAGATLVSFLTGIDEPLIFTFIFISPLLWLLNAFLTSLIYMFVSWTGMSIGIGFSAGFIDYIVSFPRSWAFAKNFGILANPLWIWGFSVIMFVIQGSSFFFCIKKFNIKTLGREDKSEPEISIKEDKADLENQENLLPDKEKIAKNKVKFADDYQKMAAAFIEILGQENIEEVSNCATRLRLILKDNAKNDELDVKINAAGGRGVVRVGNKGYQIIIGTDVEFVADYLKKMIGK; from the coding sequence ATGTTAGTAAAATGTGTAAAAAAAATTAAGTTTTTTCGCCCAAAACAGGTCAAAAATTATAGTCAAAATAAATTCTATTTTAACCGAATTTTAAATCAATTACAACGGCTTGGTAGATCTTTAATGTTTCCAATTGCAGTTTTGCCGATCGCAGCACTTTTATTAAGAATCGGAGCATTAATTCAGGATCCTTCAGCAAATGGATCAATTGGAATATCCGAGGCACAAAAATTTTGGGGAAGGCTGATTTCAACCCCCGGCGGAATTGTTTTTGATAATTTAGCGATAATTTTTGCGATTGGAATCGGGTTTGGTTTTGCCAAAGACAACCGCGGCGAAGCCGCTCTTGTAGCCGCAGTTGTTTGATATGGGATGTCAACACTTTTAAAACAGAACCAATTGGCTGAGGCAATTTATAAAAATGTTTTAGTTGCTGAGACTGGCCAACTCAAAGGATTTACGCAACTTTTGTATTTTTTAAAAGCAGGAAAACTGGTTTATCAGCTAGATTCTGGGGTCATTGGCGGAATTAGCGTCGGACTTGTTGTTGCATTTTTGTATAATAAATACAAAAATATTAAGTTACCACAAACACTTTCATTTTTTGGTGGGCGCAGATTTGTGCCAATGTTAGGAATTCTTTCAATAATTCCGCTTGGTTTGATCTTTGCAATTATTTGACCTTGAGCCCAATACGCCCTAATTAAAACTGGTTCAGCCTTATCAGATCAGAGCGCAAATCATTATGCTCGGGGATTTTATGTTTCAATTTATGCCTTTTTAAACAGATTATTACAACCTTTTGGACTTCATCATATTTTGAATACTTTTGTCTGATTTCAATTACCAATTGAGGGTAAATTAATTTCCCCTGTGATTAATCAAGTGGGAGAAACTGTGGCAAACATAGGGGACATTTATACTGTAAATGGCGATATAACCGCATTTAATACTGGAATTATTGGCTCTGGTGGGTTTACAACCGGATTTTTCCCGTTATATTTAGGGGGGCTTCCTGGAGCTGCAGTTGCAATGATTTTTGCTGCAAAAAAAGAAAGAAGAAAAACAATCACTACCTTTTTAGCAGGGGCAACACTTGTAAGTTTTCTTACTGGAATTGATGAACCTTTAATTTTTACTTTCATTTTTATCTCGCCACTTTTATGACTTTTAAATGCTTTCTTGACCTCGCTAATTTACATGTTTGTATCCTGGACCGGAATGAGCATTGGAATTGGATTTTCTGCTGGATTTATTGATTATATTGTCTCTTTTCCAAGGTCATGGGCTTTTGCAAAAAACTTTGGAATTTTGGCAAATCCACTATGAATTTGGGGATTTTCAGTGATAATGTTTGTGATTCAAGGTTCCAGTTTCTTCTTTTGCATAAAAAAGTTTAATATTAAAACTTTGGGTCGCGAAGATAAAAGTGAGCCTGAAATTAGTATAAAAGAAGATAAAGCTGACTTAGAAAATCAGGAAAATTTGTTACCTGATAAAGAAAAAATAGCGAAAAATAAAGTAAAATTTGCTGATGATTATCAAAAAATGGCAGCAGCTTTTATTGAAATTTTAGGCCAGGAAAATATTGAAGAAGTCTCAAATTGCGCAACACGACTGAGATTAATTCTTAAAGATAATGCAAAAAATGATGAATTAGATGTAAAAATTAATGCCGCTGGCGGCCGCGGGGTTGTCCGTGTTGGAAATAAAGGATATCAAATTATTATTGGAACTGATGTAGAATTTGTAGCCGATTATCTTAAAAAAATGATAGGAAAATAA
- a CDS encoding glucosamine-6-phosphate deaminase, producing MKILIFEKLSDLHKYCANLFIDQIRKKPDSVLGFATGVSPVQTYKLLVDDHKENGTSWEKITTFNLDEFVGIDKNHSESFIKQMKTNLFDFVNIPSSQINIPNSKAVEPEMEAKLYEEKIAKKPIDLQYISIGINGHMAYNEPGTSFNSKTHVTNLTPETIADMVKKGKFFSFDQCPKQAITMGIQTILKYTKKAIMVSFGSHKASVTKSMLEDVPNSEISASFLQLHPNCTFILDKQAASKLSKKTLKSAIWY from the coding sequence ATGAAGATATTAATTTTTGAAAAATTAAGCGATTTGCACAAATATTGTGCAAATCTTTTTATCGACCAAATTAGAAAAAAACCAGACTCAGTCCTAGGCTTTGCAACTGGAGTCTCACCAGTTCAAACTTATAAACTTTTAGTAGATGATCACAAAGAAAACGGGACTTCTTGGGAAAAAATTACAACTTTTAATCTTGATGAATTTGTCGGAATTGACAAAAATCATTCTGAATCATTCATAAAACAGATGAAAACAAATTTATTTGATTTTGTTAATATTCCAAGTTCACAAATTAATATTCCTAATTCTAAAGCTGTTGAACCTGAAATGGAAGCCAAACTTTATGAAGAAAAAATTGCTAAAAAACCGATTGATTTACAATATATTAGTATTGGAATTAACGGTCATATGGCCTATAATGAACCCGGAACATCGTTTAATTCTAAAACTCACGTGACGAATTTAACCCCAGAAACAATTGCGGATATGGTCAAAAAAGGTAAATTTTTCAGTTTTGATCAATGTCCCAAACAAGCAATTACAATGGGAATTCAGACAATTTTAAAATACACAAAAAAAGCAATTATGGTTTCTTTTGGTTCTCATAAGGCCAGTGTGACAAAATCAATGTTAGAAGATGTACCTAATTCAGAAATTAGTGCATCTTTTTTACAATTACACCCAAATTGCACTTTCATTTTAGATAAACAAGCAGCATCAAAATTATCAAAAAAAACTTTAAAAAGTGCAATTTGGTATTAA
- the rpsD gene encoding 30S ribosomal protein S4, whose translation MSRYIGSIFRKSRRLGFSILETGKEFAKGKQRRYAPGLHGLKRSKPSDYGVHLREKQKVRFMYGLSEKQFRNTYRKATKKTGIAGTLFLQALESRLDNSVYRAGFAETRRQARQLVNHGHFLVNNKKVNIPSFQLKQGDVFELTTRKDGKIRKNQQILTALETKTPAPWLEVDKNNFKVAFNRLPERSELNQEIKESLIVEFYSK comes from the coding sequence GTGTCACGTTATATTGGCTCTATTTTTAGAAAATCCCGCCGTCTTGGTTTTTCTATTCTTGAAACTGGAAAAGAATTTGCTAAGGGAAAACAAAGAAGATACGCCCCTGGTCTTCACGGTCTAAAACGTTCAAAACCTTCCGATTATGGTGTTCACCTCCGCGAAAAGCAAAAAGTACGTTTTATGTATGGACTAAGCGAAAAACAATTTCGCAACACTTATCGAAAAGCAACTAAAAAAACCGGAATTGCGGGAACTTTGTTCTTACAGGCGCTTGAATCTCGTCTAGATAATTCGGTTTACCGTGCTGGTTTTGCCGAAACTCGTCGGCAAGCACGCCAACTTGTAAATCACGGTCATTTTTTAGTAAACAATAAAAAAGTAAATATTCCTTCATTTCAATTAAAACAAGGTGATGTTTTCGAACTTACAACGCGAAAAGATGGAAAAATTAGAAAAAATCAGCAAATTTTAACCGCTCTTGAGACAAAAACGCCCGCTCCATGACTTGAAGTTGACAAAAATAATTTTAAAGTTGCCTTTAATCGTCTACCTGAAAGATCAGAATTAAACCAGGAAATTAAAGAATCCTTAATCGTTGAGTTCTATAGTAAATAA
- a CDS encoding RpiB/LacA/LacB family sugar-phosphate isomerase, with translation MPKKFAIASDHAGFKRKQEIIEYLKNQGFEVNDLGTKNESSVSYAVFGKKLANFLLENPEQVGIAICGTGLGMSYALNRFKKIRAARVTSENDACLAKLHNNANAIVLSSRFNSKDESISFIQKFLETEYEGGRHQERIDELDK, from the coding sequence ATGCCTAAGAAATTTGCTATTGCCTCAGATCATGCTGGTTTTAAAAGAAAACAGGAAATTATTGAGTATTTAAAAAACCAAGGTTTTGAAGTAAATGATCTTGGCACAAAAAACGAGTCATCAGTTTCATATGCTGTTTTTGGCAAGAAATTAGCAAATTTTTTGCTAGAAAACCCCGAACAAGTCGGGATTGCAATATGCGGAACAGGGTTAGGGATGTCTTATGCATTAAATCGTTTTAAAAAAATTCGGGCGGCGAGAGTTACAAGTGAAAATGATGCCTGCCTTGCAAAATTACATAATAATGCAAATGCGATTGTGCTTTCTAGTCGTTTCAATTCAAAAGATGAATCAATTTCTTTTATTCAAAAATTTTTAGAAACTGAATATGAAGGTGGCCGTCATCAAGAAAGAATTGACGAACTTGATAAATAA
- the mutM gene encoding DNA-formamidopyrimidine glycosylase: MPELPEVVTVVNALKSEVIGKKIKNVLARDTNFIKEISFSDFQKFLIDATIIDIQNRAKHILIFLDNQKVILSHLRMNGKYFTYKSLQWGKHDYISFIFSDNTVLNYNDSRKFGTFMVRDKHALFTTKPLSNLGPEPSSINVDDFYQKIRKSTRVIKAILLDQKIISGLGNIYADEICFATKIFPGKKANLITKKEAKLIIYFSQKILQESIKLGGSSISSYTSLNSKEGKFQNFLKVHTKQNFPCTKCRTKILKTVVAGRGTYFCPVCQNPNN, encoded by the coding sequence ATGCCAGAATTACCAGAAGTTGTCACCGTTGTAAATGCCTTAAAAAGCGAAGTAATTGGTAAAAAAATTAAAAATGTTTTGGCTCGTGATACAAATTTTATAAAGGAAATTAGTTTTTCTGATTTCCAAAAGTTTCTTATAGATGCTACTATTATTGATATTCAAAATCGCGCCAAACATATATTAATTTTTCTTGACAACCAAAAAGTTATCCTCTCACATTTAAGGATGAATGGAAAATATTTTACTTATAAGTCTCTCCAATGGGGAAAACATGACTATATTTCCTTTATTTTTTCCGATAATACCGTTTTAAATTACAACGACAGTCGCAAATTTGGAACCTTTATGGTTCGCGATAAACACGCTCTATTCACAACTAAACCCCTTAGTAATTTAGGGCCAGAACCTTCTTCTATTAATGTAGATGATTTTTACCAAAAAATCAGAAAGTCAACTCGAGTAATCAAAGCAATTTTACTAGACCAAAAAATAATTAGTGGGTTAGGGAATATTTATGCTGACGAAATTTGTTTTGCAACGAAGATTTTTCCAGGGAAAAAAGCAAACTTGATTACTAAAAAAGAAGCTAAATTAATCATTTATTTTAGTCAAAAAATTTTACAAGAATCAATCAAACTTGGCGGTTCTAGTATCAGCTCTTATACATCTTTGAATTCAAAAGAAGGTAAATTCCAAAATTTCTTAAAAGTTCATACAAAACAAAATTTTCCATGCACAAAATGTCGAACTAAAATTTTAAAAACTGTTGTCGCCGGCAGAGGCACATATTTTTGCCCGGTATGTCAAAATCCAAATAATTAA